The Streptomyces sp. NBC_01689 genome includes a window with the following:
- a CDS encoding CHAD domain-containing protein, with amino-acid sequence MAQRHLDPTDPTAGSPPRLAAPPDRRETREQGGTPVGEVLAGYLRDQATEFLRSLRQHRETGAAAGGSSESVDAARALRRSARRISGTLHTFRPLLDPDWSEGMRPELAWLSGTLAREHAYAARLERLLGALNRLSGPTGFPTQAAGGADVPAKGHLTIGAAKAGALLDRQLTLARTRAHSAALQALGSSRFHAVADSVAVLASEVPLTTAATAADLRPLASAAQDRLVDAVAALPLLTAGHPYNAEALVHGLSADAAPHPQDAPWHQVRLLLRLHRYARECLHQEGVPSDARLLGAGQALDRHRDAAEAAAAAASAARTPRIAPATAYALGVLHADQRHEVEAARFAFQQSWQKEAVRTP; translated from the coding sequence GTGGCACAGCGACACCTTGACCCCACCGACCCCACGGCCGGGTCCCCACCCCGGCTCGCGGCACCGCCCGACCGGCGGGAGACCCGTGAGCAGGGCGGTACGCCCGTCGGCGAGGTCCTCGCGGGCTATCTGCGGGACCAGGCCACGGAGTTCCTCCGCTCGCTGCGGCAGCACCGGGAGACCGGCGCCGCGGCGGGCGGCTCGTCGGAGTCGGTCGACGCGGCGCGTGCCCTGCGCCGCTCGGCCCGCCGCATCAGCGGCACCCTGCACACCTTCCGGCCTCTCCTCGACCCGGACTGGTCGGAGGGGATGCGTCCCGAACTCGCCTGGCTGTCGGGCACGCTGGCCCGCGAGCACGCCTACGCGGCGCGGCTGGAGCGGCTGCTCGGCGCGCTGAACCGGCTCTCGGGTCCGACCGGATTCCCCACCCAGGCCGCCGGCGGCGCCGACGTCCCGGCCAAGGGCCATCTGACGATCGGTGCGGCGAAGGCGGGCGCGCTGCTCGACCGCCAGCTGACCCTGGCCCGCACCCGGGCGCACTCGGCGGCACTCCAGGCGCTGGGCTCCTCCCGCTTCCACGCCGTCGCGGACAGCGTCGCCGTGCTCGCGAGCGAGGTGCCGCTCACCACGGCGGCCACCGCCGCCGACCTGCGCCCGCTCGCGTCCGCCGCGCAGGACCGGCTCGTCGACGCGGTCGCCGCGCTGCCCCTGCTCACCGCGGGCCATCCGTACAACGCGGAGGCTCTCGTGCACGGCCTCTCCGCGGACGCCGCTCCCCATCCCCAGGACGCGCCCTGGCACCAGGTCCGGCTGCTGCTGCGGCTGCACCGCTACGCGCGCGAGTGCCTGCACCAGGAGGGCGTCCCCTCCGACGCACGGCTGCTCGGCGCGGGACAGGCCCTCGACCGGCACCGGGACGCGGCGGAGGCGGCCGCGGCCGCGGCGTCGGCGGCCCGCACCCCCCGTATCGCCCCGGCGACCGCGTACGCGCTCGGCGTGCTCCACGCGGACCAGCGGCACGAGGTGGAGGCGGCCCGCTTCGCGTTCCAGCAGAGCTGGCAGAAGGAAGCCGTACGCACCCCCTGA